The Acanthochromis polyacanthus isolate Apoly-LR-REF ecotype Palm Island chromosome 2, KAUST_Apoly_ChrSc, whole genome shotgun sequence genome contains a region encoding:
- the mis12 gene encoding protein MIS12 homolog → MARETREEEEMDVVREVEEEADQLPPSSLKLYETQFFGFTPQTCMLRVYSAFQDCLYDILPVVEKVCVRQLSKGEADEELLQSRARECSRKLQQFLEKRFKLLSERIEALLVNRCLTVPPNVLLPEDQSHCNNPQAEQEVLSLESSLADLQRAYEAEVCARQALLAELEEQKEVQKQLDGILSWIRELQAAWVKEGNGNFHESFRLVMESITKLQEAMREVLVCSRTPH, encoded by the exons ATGGCGCGGGAAACCcgggaagaggaggagatggatGTCGTTAGAGAAGTCGAAGAAGAAGCGGACCAGCTCCCTCCGTCGTCCTTAAAACTCTACGAGACGCAGTTTTTCGGCTTCACCCCTCAGACCTGCATGCTGCGGGTCTACAGCGCCTTCCAGGACTGTCTGTACGACATCCTGCCCGTCGTGGAGAAGGTCTGCGTGCGGCAGCTGAGTAAAGGCGAGGCGGACGAGGAGCTGCTCCAGTCCCGGGCCAGAGAGTGCAGCCGCAAACTGCAGCAGTTCCTGGAGAAGCGCTTCAAGCTGCTGTCGGAGCGGATAGAGGCGCTGCTGGTGAACCGTTGCCTCACTGTGCCGCCAAACGTCCTGCTGCCCGAGGACCAGTCACACTGCAACAACCCACAGGCCGAACAG GAGGTGCTGAGCCTTGAGTCGTCTCTGGCAGATCTCCAGAGAGCCTACGAAGCAGAAGTTTGTGCCCGACAGGCCCTGCTAGCTGAGCTGGAGGAGCAGAAGGAGGTGCAGAAGCAGCTGGACGGGATCCTGTCGTGGATCAGAGAGCTCCAGGCAGCCTGGGTGAAAGAAGGCAACGGCAACTTCCATGAAAGCTTCAGACTGGTGATGGAGTCCATCACGAAACTGCAGGAGGCCATGAGGGAGGTCCTGGTCTGCAGCAGAACACCTCACTGA
- the dld gene encoding delta-like protein D: MGRLCLLLVVSLSMLTCQVLCSGVFELKLQEFLNKKGIQGNANCCPGGSTHQQGHQQCECKTFFRVCLKHYQANVSPEPPCTYGWAVTPVLGSNSFQVPETNAESFTNPIRFTFGFTWPGTFSLIIEALHTDSLDDLATDNPERLISRITTQRHLTVGEEWSKDMQTSGRTELRYSYRFLCDEHYYGDGCSVFCRPRDDAFGHFTCGERGEIICNSGWKGQYCTEPICLPGCDEEHGFCDKPGECKCRVGFSGRYCDDCIRYPGCLHGTCQQPWQCNCQEGWGGLFCNQDLNYCTHHKPCANGATCTNTGQGSYTCSCLPGYTGASCEIQVNECSGNPCRNGGSCTDNDSGYKCTCPPGFYGNNCELSANTCADGPCFNSGRCVDNPEGGYFCQCPMGYAGFNCEKKIDHCSSNPCLNGAECVDLVNSYLCQCPEGFSGPNCEDSISISGDCLSFPCQNGGTCQEGVNGYTCTCPPGYTGKNCSSPISRCHHNPCHNGATCHERGSRYVCACVPGYGGHNCQFLLPDIPRGQPVVDGPDRRYSPETANAEDKEDDDSGFPWTAVCAGVFLVLVILIGCSVLVVYVRVKLQERHSHHGDSVHSDSRETMNNLTTTNNCLRSDKELGPMMTTSIKNTNKKADYHSDLAGSLGGLSGISGLNGSEKNGFKTRYPSVEYNLVHELRPEELSLCKEEDHDEPEAKCEMLDESDSEETYRKRRNSGTSEKKAAAESPSCSEAKYQSSTDLNCHAASDLKYQSTGDVKFQSSSDVEYNSPSDSRYQCTTDTKYQSVYVISDQKDECIIATEV, translated from the exons ATGGGACGCCTGTGTCTGCTCCTGGTTGTCAGTCTGTCCATGCTCACCTGCCAG GTTCTGTGCTCTGGAGTGTTTGAGCTGAAGCTGCAGGAGTTTCTCAACAAGAAGGGGATCCAGGGGAACGCCAACTGCTGCCCGGGAGGCTCCACTCATCAGCAGGGCCACCAGCAGTGCGAGTGCAAGACTTTCTTTCGGGTCTGTCTGAAGCATTATCAGGCCAACGTCTCCCCAGAGCCTCCATGCACCTACGGCTGGGCTGTGACTCCCGTCCTGGGATCCAACTCCTTCCAGGTGCCGGAGACCAACGCGGAGAGCTTCACCAACCCAATCCGATTTACCTTCGGCTTCACATGGCCA GGGACGTTTTCACTGATCATTGAAGCTCTGCACACTGACTCCCTGGACGACCTGGCAACAG aCAACCCAGAGCGTCTGATCAGCAGGATCACCACTCAGCGTCACCTCACGGTGGGAGAAGAGTGGTCCAAAGACATGCAGACATCAGGCAGGACGGAGCTGCGCTACTCTTATCGCTTCCTGTGTGATGAACACTATTATGGCGATGGCTGCTCCGTCTTCTGCCGACCCAGAGATGATGCTTTTGGACACTTCACCTGTGGCGAGCGTGGAGAGATTATATGCAACTCTGGCTGGAAGGGACAGTACTGCACAGAAC cAATCTGCCTCCCTGGATGTGATGAAGAACATGGCTTCTGTGATAAACCAGGAGAGTGCAA GTGTCGTGTGGGCTTCAGTGGACGTTACTGTGATGACTGCATTCGTTACCCGGGCTGCCTCCATGGTACCTGCCAACAACCTTGGCAATGCAACTGCCAGGAGGGTTGGGGTGGGCTCTTCTGTAACCAGG ATCTGAACTACTGTACACACCACAAACCCTGCGCTAATGGAGCCACCTGCACCAACACTGGTCAGGGCAGCTACACTTGTTCCTGCCTGCCTGGATACACAGGAGCCAGCTGTGAGATCCAGGTCAATGAATGTTCTGGAAATCCTTGTCGCAATGGAGGCAGCTGCACT GACAATGACAGTGGCTATAAGTGCACCTGTCCACCTGGTTTCTATGGCAACAACTGCGAGTTAAGTGCCAATACCTGTGCAGATGGGCCTTGCTTCAACAGTGGCCGTTGTGTTGACAACCCTGAAGGTGGCTACTTCTGCCAGTGCCCGATGGGATATGCCGGCTTCAACTGTGAGAAGAAAATCGACCACTGCTCCTCCAACCCGTGTCTAAATG GTGCAGAATGTGTGGATCTGGTGAACTCCTATCTCTGTCAGTGTCCTGAAGGGTTTTCAGGTCCTAACTGTGAGGACAGCATCAGCATCTCTGGAGACTGTTTGTCCTTCCCCTGTCAGAACGGTGGAACGTGTCAGGAGGGAGTCAATGGCTACACCTGCACCTGCCCTCCAG GTTATACAGGTAAAAACTGCAGCTCTCCCATCTCCCGCTGCCATCACAATCCCTGCCACAATGGGGCTACTTGCCATGAGCGTGGCAGTCGCTATGTGTGCGCCTGTGTGCCCGGCTACGGCGGTCACAACTGCCAGTTCCTCTTACCAGATATTCCCAGGGGCCAGCCAGTTGTGGACGGACCAGATCGGCGATATTCCCCAGAAACTGCAAATGCTGAGGACAAGGAGGATGACGACAGCGGATTTCCTTGGACGGCTGTATGTGCCGGTGTCTTCCTTGTTCTTGTGATCCTGATCGGCTGCTCAGTGCTGGTGGTCTACGTTCGGGTCAAACTGCAGGAGCGACACAGTCACCATGGTGACAGTGTCCACAGTGACAGCCGTGAGACCATGAACAACCTGACAACCACCAACAACTGCCTTCGCAGTGACAAAGAACTGGGTCCTATGATGACAACGTCAattaaaaacaccaacaagaaGGCAGATTATCATTCAGACCTTGCCGGGTCACTGGGTGGTTTGAGTGGAATCAGTGGCCTCAACGGATCAGAGAAGAATGGCTTTAAAACTCGCTACCCCAGCGTGGAGTACAACCTGGTCCATGAGCTCCGGCCTGAGGAGCTGTCACTGTGTAAAGAAGAGGACCATGATGAGCCAGAGGCCAAATGTGAAATGCTAGATGAGTCTGACTCAGAGGAAACATACAGAAAGAGACGCAACAG TGGTACATCagaaaagaaagcagcagcagagtcacCAAGCTGCAGCGAAGCAAAATATCAGTCCTCCACTGATTTGAACTGTCATGCTGCGAGCGATCTCAAATACCAGTCGACTGGTGATGTCAAATTCCAGTCAAGCAGTGATGTGGAATACAACAGTCCCAGTGACAGCCGGTACCAGTGTACCACCGACACCAAATACCAGTCCGTCTACGTCATATCGGACCAGAAGGATGAATGTATCATCGCAACAGAG GTATGA